Proteins from one Candidatus Desulfovibrio trichonymphae genomic window:
- a CDS encoding ribonuclease catalytic domain-containing protein translates to MPDCVRYPAPGCIVEYMEGNAPQIAMITEESGGHLRLLLPNRREMRLNAARILPWIGPMHASGMGREDAVRILESHKKKREALALAVAPLEVWDIAQGEVPQAPARWFAEFFTAEPDADAVAACGRALLACKSHFRFQPPAFQIFPAETVEKRLAEQREKQVREALVTGGAAFFRLLWEAACKKCVLPLSGTSGAECGEWPSPEVAERLKALLRARMVDPESQENENLWRMLVKTLPDVPHLPLQLLTAWGELPEHYNFWLDRAGYAPGDDWWLPHAGEANALVLTTQNCDAPLCDIPFLSIDSASTRDVDDAFFVEPNGTGCTLTLALACPALFWPFESPLNKAVLYRGTSIYLPEGTCHMLPEMMATAAFSLTAGQMRPALCMRIQVNGAGNADDCELFIARVRLAANLCYADCQAVFDADRKQAPLPDNAARPYADQLRHGLALARLRQQARIAAGAVIMDRVEPVLHLHGDGANTTVEMEMPAPARDAQNLVAELMILASASAANWACAHSLSMLHRTQDVALPKEYAGIWTLPEDLTRIMRSLASSCLEVQARPHAALAVARYTPVTSPLRRYTDLVNEAQVTHFLQTGTPLWSEAGLVDILGALSPVLNAAGQAQRFRPRYWKLLYFRQKGDKVWWHGVITEENDAVVNVNLPDQGLFVRGRRLLFDERAYPGMPVAVRLGKIHPLYNEIQILEAAAQ, encoded by the coding sequence CCCTGGATCGGCCCCATGCACGCGTCCGGCATGGGCAGAGAAGACGCTGTGCGCATTCTGGAGTCGCATAAAAAAAAAAGGGAAGCCCTGGCGCTTGCCGTCGCGCCGCTCGAAGTATGGGACATCGCCCAAGGGGAGGTCCCCCAGGCGCCGGCGCGCTGGTTTGCTGAATTCTTCACCGCCGAGCCGGACGCGGACGCTGTAGCCGCCTGCGGCCGCGCGCTGCTTGCCTGTAAAAGCCATTTTCGTTTTCAGCCGCCCGCTTTTCAGATTTTTCCCGCTGAAACAGTGGAAAAACGCCTTGCCGAGCAGCGCGAGAAACAAGTGCGTGAGGCCCTTGTCACGGGCGGCGCGGCATTTTTTCGTCTGCTGTGGGAGGCCGCCTGCAAAAAATGTGTTCTGCCGCTGTCAGGAACGAGCGGCGCGGAATGCGGTGAATGGCCCTCGCCTGAAGTGGCAGAACGGCTCAAAGCCCTGCTGCGCGCCAGGATGGTTGATCCGGAAAGTCAGGAGAACGAAAACCTCTGGCGCATGCTGGTCAAAACCCTGCCGGACGTGCCGCATCTGCCCCTGCAATTGCTCACGGCGTGGGGCGAGTTGCCGGAACATTATAACTTCTGGCTGGACAGGGCCGGTTACGCACCCGGCGACGACTGGTGGCTCCCCCACGCCGGGGAAGCAAACGCCCTTGTGCTCACTACGCAAAACTGCGATGCACCCTTGTGCGATATACCTTTTCTGAGCATAGACAGCGCAAGCACCCGTGATGTGGACGACGCTTTTTTTGTGGAACCCAACGGCACCGGTTGTACGTTGACGCTGGCCTTGGCCTGTCCGGCCCTGTTCTGGCCTTTTGAAAGCCCTCTCAACAAAGCCGTGCTGTACCGCGGCACAAGCATCTATTTGCCGGAGGGCACATGCCACATGCTGCCGGAAATGATGGCGACAGCGGCTTTTTCGCTGACAGCCGGGCAAATGCGCCCTGCGCTGTGCATGCGCATACAGGTGAATGGAGCGGGCAACGCGGACGATTGCGAGCTTTTTATTGCCAGGGTCCGGCTTGCGGCAAACCTGTGTTACGCGGACTGTCAGGCCGTATTTGACGCCGATCGAAAACAGGCTCCTCTGCCGGACAATGCCGCAAGGCCTTACGCCGACCAATTGCGTCATGGACTGGCGCTCGCCCGTTTACGGCAACAGGCGCGCATTGCAGCGGGCGCCGTTATTATGGACAGGGTCGAGCCCGTGCTGCATTTGCACGGCGATGGCGCGAACACGACCGTGGAAATGGAAATGCCGGCCCCCGCCCGTGACGCACAGAACCTTGTCGCTGAATTGATGATTCTGGCCAGCGCATCAGCGGCGAACTGGGCATGCGCGCACAGCCTGTCCATGCTGCACCGCACGCAGGACGTGGCCCTGCCGAAAGAATACGCCGGGATATGGACACTGCCGGAAGACCTGACCCGCATTATGCGCTCGCTCGCCTCCTCCTGCCTGGAAGTACAGGCTCGGCCCCATGCCGCCCTTGCAGTTGCGCGCTATACGCCTGTCACCTCGCCCCTGCGCCGCTATACAGATCTTGTCAACGAGGCGCAAGTGACGCATTTTCTGCAAACAGGCACACCCTTATGGAGCGAGGCTGGTCTTGTGGACATTCTCGGCGCGTTATCCCCCGTTCTGAACGCGGCAGGGCAGGCGCAACGTTTCCGCCCGCGCTACTGGAAGCTGCTCTATTTCCGCCAGAAGGGGGACAAAGTCTGGTGGCACGGCGTTATTACCGAAGAAAACGACGCCGTTGTCAACGTGAACCTGCCGGATCAGGGGCTGTTTGTGCGCGGCAGACGCCTTCTTTTTGACGAAAGGGCATATCCGGGCATGCCCGTCGCGGTGCGCCTGGGGAAAATACATCCGCTCTATAATGAAATACAAATATTGGAAGCGGCCGCGCAATAG
- the plsY gene encoding glycerol-3-phosphate 1-O-acyltransferase PlsY, translating into MPEALLIVMAYLLGSAPWGLLIAGICCGVDLRRSGSGNTGATNVARLCGFGYGVATLLCDLLKGSLPVWLAPHINTSPVFVSAVGLACVVGHVFSCFIKFRGGKAVATSIGVFLPLAFWQLLTAAVCCLLVIWRSGYVSLGSLTFVTAMPPLLAVCGLWQWLPLSLCIFALVLCKHAENIRRLRNGTEKSWQKSRQHADKTHENS; encoded by the coding sequence ATGCCGGAAGCGCTTTTGATTGTTATGGCCTATCTGCTGGGATCCGCGCCGTGGGGTCTGCTTATTGCCGGAATATGCTGCGGCGTTGACCTGCGCCGTAGCGGAAGCGGCAATACCGGAGCAACAAATGTGGCCCGGCTCTGCGGCTTCGGCTATGGCGTCGCCACGCTGCTCTGCGATCTTCTCAAAGGCTCCCTGCCCGTATGGCTTGCCCCGCACATAAACACATCTCCGGTTTTCGTGTCGGCCGTGGGGCTTGCGTGCGTTGTGGGGCATGTGTTTTCCTGCTTCATAAAGTTCAGGGGGGGCAAAGCCGTGGCTACAAGCATCGGTGTTTTTCTGCCCTTGGCCTTCTGGCAGCTGCTTACGGCGGCGGTGTGCTGCCTTCTGGTTATCTGGCGCAGCGGCTATGTTTCCCTGGGGTCGCTCACGTTTGTCACGGCCATGCCCCCGCTTCTGGCCGTATGCGGCTTGTGGCAATGGCTGCCGTTGAGCCTGTGCATCTTTGCCCTTGTGCTCTGCAAACATGCCGAAAATATCCGGCGCCTGCGCAATGGCACAGAAAAAAGCTGGCAAAAATCCCGGCAGCATGCCGACAAAACGCATGAAAACTCGTAA
- the thrC gene encoding threonine synthase: protein MSSTATFPTYRGRMEYVCLGCDARYPHDSLLYTCPKCGGVFLLENLDFQLLKKRDGAFWRELFDARAASRVTALRGVFRYYELLAPLLDEEDIVYLGEGNTPIVEAAPALRDAVGLPFAYKNDGQNPSASFKDRGMACAFSYLKWLCRCRQWDEVLTVCASTGDTSAAAALYAAYIGPPLKSVVLLPKGKVTPQQLSQPLGSGATVLELPGVFDDCMKAVEHLAENYRVALLNSKNAWRILGQESWAYETAQWYNWDVTGLCLFVPIGNAGNITAIMSGFLKLRDLGITTGLPRVFGVQSEHANPVYRYYAVPAQNRQWRPVRVTSSVAQAAMIGNPVSFPRVRALAERFTAAGGERAFQVIQVTEQQIMDAMIKANRHGHIACTQGGESLAGLMNAKILGLIGNGERALLNATAHSLKFAGFQEMYFTDGFTPEYGITPDKSLANEPHSLLPKSARTGKSDGEYARLAAQAVVERLQLRRK from the coding sequence ATGTCTTCTACCGCAACATTTCCGACATACCGCGGCCGTATGGAATATGTCTGTCTCGGCTGCGACGCGCGCTACCCGCATGACAGCCTGCTGTACACTTGTCCAAAATGCGGCGGGGTTTTTCTGCTTGAAAATCTGGATTTTCAACTTTTGAAAAAACGTGACGGCGCGTTCTGGCGCGAGCTTTTCGACGCGCGCGCGGCAAGCCGCGTTACTGCCTTGCGCGGCGTTTTTCGCTATTACGAATTGCTTGCGCCCCTGCTTGACGAAGAAGACATTGTCTACCTCGGCGAAGGCAACACCCCGATTGTGGAGGCCGCGCCCGCGCTGCGCGACGCTGTAGGACTGCCGTTCGCCTATAAAAACGATGGGCAGAACCCCAGCGCTTCGTTCAAGGATCGCGGCATGGCCTGCGCGTTCAGCTACCTCAAATGGCTCTGCCGCTGCCGGCAGTGGGACGAGGTGCTCACTGTCTGCGCATCCACGGGCGACACATCGGCCGCCGCAGCGCTGTACGCGGCATACATCGGTCCGCCGCTCAAATCCGTGGTGCTGCTGCCCAAAGGCAAAGTGACGCCGCAACAGCTTTCGCAGCCGCTCGGCAGCGGAGCAACAGTACTGGAGCTTCCGGGCGTGTTTGACGACTGCATGAAGGCGGTGGAGCATCTTGCGGAAAACTATCGCGTTGCCCTGCTCAATTCCAAAAACGCCTGGCGCATTCTGGGGCAGGAATCCTGGGCATATGAGACAGCACAGTGGTATAACTGGGACGTGACGGGACTGTGCCTTTTTGTGCCCATCGGCAATGCGGGCAACATCACGGCCATTATGTCAGGTTTTCTGAAACTGCGCGACCTCGGCATAACCACCGGCCTGCCGCGTGTTTTCGGCGTACAGTCAGAGCACGCAAATCCTGTGTACCGCTATTACGCCGTGCCGGCGCAGAACCGGCAGTGGCGGCCGGTACGGGTAACGTCCAGCGTGGCCCAGGCAGCCATGATCGGCAACCCTGTTTCCTTCCCGCGCGTGCGTGCGTTGGCCGAACGTTTCACTGCAGCGGGCGGGGAACGCGCCTTCCAGGTGATTCAGGTCACGGAACAGCAGATTATGGATGCCATGATCAAGGCCAACCGCCACGGCCACATTGCCTGCACCCAAGGTGGCGAGTCTCTGGCCGGGCTTATGAACGCAAAAATCCTTGGCCTCATCGGCAACGGAGAACGCGCTCTGCTGAACGCCACGGCGCACAGTCTGAAATTCGCCGGTTTTCAGGAAATGTATTTTACTGACGGCTTCACGCCGGAATACGGCATCACTCCTGATAAAAGCCTTGCCAACGAGCCGCATTCCCTTTTGCCGAAAAGCGCGCGCACGGGCAAAAGCGACGGCGAATACGCCCGCTTGGCGGCACAAGCCGTAGTTGAACGCCTGCAACTGCGGCGAAAATAA